One Triplophysa dalaica isolate WHDGS20190420 chromosome 1, ASM1584641v1, whole genome shotgun sequence DNA segment encodes these proteins:
- the lrp3 gene encoding low-density lipoprotein receptor-related protein 3 has protein sequence MMMERTVAMRLYLVKWICLRWAWVCLAACGGKVELHTERRGVIYSPSWPLNYPPGVNCSWNIQGNRGDIITISFHSFDVEDTRDCRGDWLLLGPTWKAEYRLCGSVLPPPFISSRGRVLVFFHSQTNSSGLAQGFRFSYIRGRLGQSSCEKDEYLCGNGKCVPRSWRCNGLDECGDNTDERSCAPKPTPARASLCPPGTLECSDIQSTRCLPTSLRCNGARDCPDGSDEARCPDTSCGKRLVNFYGMFASPDFFRSNRSGVTDLHCTWFLDTQDPKPLVLHVDLQLGVGDSVRVYDGLGERADRLLQSLSHHNNHRRSLLESSQGQMSVFYHAKHHSTGHGFNATYQVKGYCFPGEHPCGTDEGCYSDLKRCDGFWHCPGGRDEEDCPLCQTGEYPCEGGSGVCYPASERCNNQKKCPDGSDEKNCFDCQPGNFHCGTNLCIFETWRCDGQEDCLDGSDERDCLASVPRKVITAALIGSLVCGLLLVIALGCAFKLYSLRTREYRAFETQMTQLEAEFVQREAPPSYGQLIAQGLIPPVDDFPVFNPTQASVLQNLRSAMRRQIRRHSSRRSSSRRRLGRLWNRLFHRGSRLRGQIPLLTPPGHTHTNTHTVLGLHSYNTVDANTEESWEGAGQTPSPCSTAALGLALQAHSEAFCLPERESPPSPFSSPSPASPRSTSDTLDDEDEEDDRSSELSGARIRPKSSTQCSSPKCQEEDSSPGPLDSPKYTTNRSRTSRRLVQELAAELRGVSLLRYTSVGVSPLSSPESPTSSSGQSEEQRGLPTLRAQHTETNTDSLTYVLLSPGQTPLGESKKSSGTEDTPDEGL, from the exons ATGATGATGGAGAGAACCGTGGCGATGAGGCTTTACCTTGTGAAATGGATTTGTCTGCGCTGGGCTTGGGTTTGTTTGG ctGCTTGTGGTGGTAAGGTGGAGTTGCACACAGAGAGGAGAGGAGTGATCTACAGCCCATCATGGCCCCTCAATTACCCGCCCGGTGTGAATTGCAGCTGGAACATACAGGGGAACCGCGGCGATATAATCACCATCAG TTTTCACAGCTTTGATGTGGAAGACACGAGGGACTGCAGGGGGGACTGGCTGCTGCTCGGCCCCACATGGAAAGCTGAGTATCGGTTGTGTGGCTCTGTTCTCCCTCCTCCATTCATCTCCTCCAGAGGACGAGTCTTGGTCTTCTTCCACTCTCAGACCAACAGTTCCGGACTCGCACAGGGCTTCAGATTTTCGTACATAAGAG GTCGGTTAGGTCAAAGTAGCTGCGAGAAGGATGAGTATTTATGTGGAAACGGAAAGTGCGTGCCACGTTCCTGGCGCTGTAACGGTTTGGATGAATGTGGTGACAATACAGATGAAAGAAGCTGTGCCCCCAAGCCCACCCCGGCCCGGGCCAGTCTGTGTCCACCGGGCACCCTGGAGTGTTCTGACATCCAGTCTACACGCTGTTTGCCAACGTCCTTGCGCTGTAATGGAGCTCGAGACTGTCCAGACGGATCCGATGAGGCCCGCTGCCCTGACACTTCCTGCGGAAAGCGCTTAGTCAACTTTTACGGGATGTTTGCATCTCCTGATTTTTTCCGGTCAAACAGGAGCGGGGTTACAGATCTGCATTGCACTTGGTTCCTGGACACACAA GACCCAAAGCCGTTGGTTCTTCATGTGGACCTTCAGCTGGGTGTGGGAGATTCTGTGCGTGTTTACGATGGTTTGGGAGAACGTGCGGACCGTCTTCTGCAGAGTCTCTCTCATCATAATAACCACAGAAGATCTCTGCTGGAGTCTTCACAGGGGCAGATGAGTGTGTTCTATCACGCTAAACATCACAGCACTGGACACGGCTTCAATGCCACCTACCAG GTTAAGGGGTATTGCTTTCCAGGCGAGCATCCATGTGGTACAGACGAGGGCTGTTATTCTGACCTGAAGCGCTGTGATGGCTTCTGGCACTGCCCTGGAGGGCGAGATGAGGAAGACTGCCCTCTGTGCCAGACGGGCGAGTATCCCTGCGAGGGTGGCAGCGGGGTATGTTACCCTGCCTCTGAGAGATGTAACAACCAGAAGAAGTGCCCAGATGGCTCGGATGAAAAAAACTGCTTCGATTGTCAACCCGGAAACTTCCATTGCGGAACCAACCTGTGCATCTTTGAGACATGGCGGTGCGACGGGCAGGAGGACTGTCTGGATGGCAGTGATGAAAGAGACTGTCTGGCCTCTGTGCCCAGGAAGGTGATCACAGCAGCTCTGATTGGCAGTCTGGTCTGTGGACTCCTGCTGGTCATTGCACTGGGTTGTGCCTTTAAACTGTACTCGCTCAGGACCAGAGAGTATAG AGCTTTTGAAACCCAGATGACCCAACTAGAGGCGGAGTTTGTTCAAAGAGAGGCTCCACCCTCTTACGGTCAGCTGATTGCTCAAGGTCTCATACCTCCAGTCGATGACTTCCCAGTGTTTAATCCCACACAG GCATCTGTTCTACAGAATCTCCGTTCAGCTATGCGAAGACAAATCCGTCGGCACTCCTCACGTCGATCCTCATCACGACGCCGTCTTGGTCGTCTTTGGAACCGTTTGTTTCATCGTGGTTCCCGGTTACGTGGTCAGATCCCTCTGCTCACACCTCCTGGCCatacacacacgaacacacacacagtcctgGGGCTCCATAGCTACAACACGGTGGATGCTAACACAGAGGAGTCGTGGGAAGGTGCGGGACAGACCCCGTCTCCCTGTTCCACTGCTGCGCTTGGGTTAGCACTGCAGGCTCACTCTGAGGCCTTCTGCCTACCTGAGAGAGAATCTCCACCCTCTCCCTTCTCTTCGCCCTCCCCTGCCTCACCACGCTCCACCTCGGACACCCTGGATGAcgaagatgaagaagatgataGAAGTTCAGAGTTGTCTGGGGCGAGAATACGACCCAAATCTAGCACTCAATGCTCTTCCCCAAAATGTCAAGAGGAAGACAGTTCACCAGGACCTCTCGACAGCCCCAAATACACCACAAACAGATCCCGGACCTCCAGGAGGTTAGTGCAGGAACTGGCTGCAGAGCTCAGAGGAGTCTCTCTCTTACGCTACACATCTGTGGGTGTCTCACCTCTTTCTTCTCCCGAGTCACCGACATCCTCCAGTGGTCAGTCTGAGGAGCAAAGAGGACTTCCTACACTCAGAGCGCAACATAcggaaacaaacacagactctctCACATATGTGCTCTTAAGCCCCGGACAAACTCCTTTAGGGGAGAGCAAGAAATCATCAGGAACAGAAGATACGCCGGATGAGGGACTATAG